The following proteins are encoded in a genomic region of [Limnothrix rosea] IAM M-220:
- a CDS encoding alpha/beta hydrolase, with protein MTLQRVSFGDRPSIHLGIFTYKFPLSFMGFHMSCQNFFSLKKSLQNLTILGLGMGLGIFNPFSLAPSLRAAEKIDFIYSPLGESLKIQSLEAFAADGTVTSDLQFYLDIVDASESEKELLRTALTRKVVIDPVLLSRVLKTDEGERLLESFGQIVKIKGGRSAKFALRGAIVRSAFEEEGLTLLNVLQNLQVNIRVDLAALATFANSVSVIVEGTERFVQEVQQLSQQEASNFNFINYAQRPDLRRQNTDAIKHQTWFLKDDSRNRQFYASIYQPQQPVGSKIPVVVISHGLASEPAEKSKLAKHLASYGFFVVMPQHPGSDRLYLESFITSFRRELSDLEEFINRPLDISFTLDELERRNAAEFAGRLDLDNVGIYGHSYGGYTALAVAGATPVPNYEALKKDCEAEWGIFNNALLLQCRALQLEPQTFDFRDERIQSVVAANPVNASILGEAALNNVKIPTAIIAGSYDPATPFIFEQVRSFPWISAPNKYLILEEGQTHIDISRLDLGISRLLDRIPSLNLPSPELLNNYSEAIALSFFQVYAAKNSQYSFYLNPAYTSYLSEGQEFKTFMITQDSLGELEAAIAKFKADHQLE; from the coding sequence TTGACTTTACAACGTGTATCGTTCGGCGATCGCCCCTCAATTCACCTAGGGATTTTTACTTACAAATTCCCCCTCTCATTTATGGGTTTCCATATGTCATGTCAAAACTTTTTTTCCCTAAAAAAATCACTCCAAAATCTGACTATTTTGGGTTTAGGAATGGGGTTAGGGATATTTAATCCCTTTTCCCTAGCGCCATCACTCCGGGCGGCCGAAAAAATAGATTTTATCTACAGTCCCTTGGGTGAATCTCTCAAAATTCAATCCCTTGAAGCCTTTGCCGCCGATGGTACTGTCACGAGCGATCTCCAATTTTACCTTGACATTGTTGATGCTAGTGAGTCGGAAAAGGAGCTATTGCGAACAGCGTTGACTCGCAAGGTCGTGATCGATCCAGTGTTACTCTCCCGTGTCCTCAAAACTGACGAAGGAGAGAGATTATTAGAGTCGTTTGGCCAAATTGTCAAAATTAAAGGGGGACGCAGTGCCAAGTTTGCTCTACGGGGAGCGATAGTGCGGTCGGCATTTGAGGAAGAGGGCTTAACGTTACTCAATGTTTTGCAAAATTTACAAGTTAATATCCGTGTTGATCTTGCGGCTCTGGCGACTTTTGCCAATAGCGTCTCTGTCATTGTTGAGGGTACAGAACGTTTTGTGCAGGAAGTACAGCAGTTGTCGCAGCAGGAGGCTAGCAATTTTAATTTTATTAATTATGCACAACGCCCAGATTTACGGCGGCAAAATACAGATGCCATTAAGCACCAAACTTGGTTTTTAAAGGATGACAGTCGAAATCGCCAATTTTATGCGTCAATTTATCAACCGCAACAACCGGTCGGGTCAAAGATTCCGGTGGTCGTCATTTCCCATGGCTTAGCATCGGAGCCAGCGGAAAAATCAAAGTTAGCCAAACATTTAGCAAGCTATGGTTTCTTTGTGGTGATGCCCCAACATCCGGGTAGCGATCGCCTCTATTTAGAATCTTTTATTACCAGCTTTCGTCGGGAATTATCTGATTTAGAGGAATTTATTAATCGCCCCCTCGACATTTCCTTTACCTTGGATGAATTGGAACGGCGTAATGCAGCTGAATTTGCCGGACGACTGGATTTAGACAATGTGGGGATCTATGGCCATTCCTATGGCGGCTATACGGCTTTAGCGGTGGCGGGGGCAACACCTGTCCCAAATTATGAGGCCCTCAAAAAAGACTGTGAGGCGGAATGGGGAATTTTTAATAATGCTCTACTTTTGCAATGTCGCGCTTTACAGCTAGAGCCCCAGACTTTTGACTTTCGTGATGAACGGATTCAATCGGTTGTGGCGGCAAATCCGGTCAATGCCAGTATTTTAGGGGAAGCAGCTCTCAATAATGTGAAAATCCCGACGGCGATTATTGCGGGCAGTTATGACCCGGCAACGCCTTTTATTTTTGAGCAGGTGCGGTCGTTTCCGTGGATTAGTGCACCGAATAAATATCTAATTCTTGAGGAAGGTCAAACCCACATTGATATTTCGAGGCTTGATCTGGGTATTTCGCGCCTCTTAGACCGTATTCCGAGTTTAAATTTACCTAGCCCAGAGCTATTGAATAATTATAGTGAGGCGATCGCCCTCAGTTTTTTCCAAGTGTACGCAGCAAAAAATAGCCAATATTCTTTTTACCTCAACCCTGCCTATACGAGCTATCTCAGCGAAGGTCAAGAATTTAAGACCTTTATGATTACGCAGGATTCACTAGGAGAATTGGAAGCGGCGATCGCCAAATTCAAAGCAGACCATCAACTCGAATAG
- a CDS encoding Rieske (2Fe-2S) protein has protein sequence MAKSKVASVSAVSEGQVLKATANGQAVLVSKSNGRYCAIANKCPHLGLPMAKGKVENGTITCPFHGSKFDLCSGKNVEWVDSFVGIPLPGVAKKVMAMGKEPTDVASFAVTQEGEDLFIDA, from the coding sequence ATGGCAAAGTCAAAAGTCGCAAGTGTATCGGCGGTGAGCGAAGGTCAAGTTCTTAAGGCCACGGCAAATGGTCAAGCTGTTTTGGTTTCTAAATCGAATGGTCGTTACTGTGCGATCGCCAATAAATGTCCTCACCTCGGCCTACCAATGGCTAAGGGCAAAGTCGAAAATGGCACCATTACTTGTCCTTTCCATGGTTCTAAATTTGATTTGTGTAGCGGCAAAAATGTGGAATGGGTTGATTCTTTTGTTGGTATTCCTCTCCCCGGCGTTGCGAAGAAGGTGATGGCTATGGGGAAAGAACCTACTGATGTTGCTAGTTTTGCTGTGACCCAAGAAGGCGAAGATCTGTTTATCGATGCTTAG